The Burkholderiales bacterium DNA segment AGAGTGCGCGATCGCGAGCCAATGCAGCACCGCGTTGGTCGAGCCGCCGGTGGCCATCACAATCGTGATCGCGTTCTCGATCGCAGCAACCGTCAGGATTTGCCGCGGCAGAATTTGCTGCTTGATCGCATTCACGAGCACGCGCGCGGATTCGGCGGCGCTGTCGGCTTTCTCGGCATCTTCGTTGGCCATCGTCGATGACCCCGGCAAACTCAAACCGGCGGCCTCGATGCTGGTCGACATCGTGTTCGCCGTATACATGCCGCCGCACGAGCCCGAGCCTGGGCACGCGCGGCGTTCGATTTCCTTGAAATCGGTCCGGCTCAGCTTGCCGGCGTTGAATTCGCCGACCGCTTCGAACGCGCTGACGATGGTCAGGTCGCGACCAGCGTAATGGCCGGGTTTGATCGTGCCGCCGTAGACGAACACCGCCGGGATATTCATGCGCATCATCGCGATCATCGCGCCCGGCATATTCTTGTCGCAGCCGCCGACGATCAAGACGCCGTCCATCCATTCCGCCATCACCGCGGTTTCGATCGCATCGGCAATCACTTCGCGCGACACCAGCGAATATTTCATGCCTTCGGTGCCCATCGAAACCGCGTCCGAAACGGTGATGGTGCCGAACATCTGCGGCATGGCGCCCGCCGATTTCAGTTCCGCTTCGGCGCGCTGCGCGAGCACGTTCAAGCCCGAATTGCACGGCGTGATCGTGCTGTAACCGTTGGCGACGCCGACCATAGGCTTGTCGAAATCGCGATCCTGATAGCCCATCGCGTAAAACATGGCGCGGTTCGGTGAACGCTGGTCGCCGGCGGTTACGACGCGGCTGCGGCGGTTTTCTGCCATTGCTCCTCCTTGATGATGGTGGTTCGCAGTGATCCGAAGTTCGCCCGACGATGCCGCGAGACATTCGGCATCTGCAATAAACTGTGGTGCCCGCTAAACAGGTCTCGAATGCCCCGAATTATGCCTTCGACGGCAACCTAAATCGAAAAGCCGGTCTCTCGATGCGTTTAACGAGATTCTGCTTGCGCAGGAATGACGCTGCTCTACGAACGCGGTAGCGACGACAATCGTGGCCAGGAATTGCCAAATGGGTGCACTGTATGCGAGATGCTTTCAGCACGCGATAATAGCGGACATTTTAACCAAAGCTCCGCGCCCATGTTCGTTCATCCGCGATTCGATCCCGTAGCGATTCATCTGGGGCCTGTGCAGATTCACTGGTACGGGCTGATGTACCTGCTCGCTTTCACCTTTGTGCTGGTGCTCGGCCGCTACCGCATTCGTACTCAGCCGTGGACAGGCTGGAGTAAACGAGAACTCGACGACGCAATGTTCTACGGCGTGCTCGGCACGATACTGGGCGGCCGCATCGGTTACATTTTGTTCTACAAGTTTTTCGATTACCTGCACGCGCCGCTCGATATTTTCAAGATCTGGCAGGGCGGCATGTCGTTTCACGGCGGACTGCTCGGCGTGCTGATCGCAATGGCTTTATTCGCGCGTCATACGCGCAAACGCTGGCTTGCCGTGACCGATTTCATCGCGCCCCTGGTGCCGCTTGGGCTGGGCGCCGGGCGCATCGGCAACTTCATCAATGGCGAGCTTTGGGGCCGCGTTACCGATGTGCCGTGGGGCATGGTCTTCCAGTTCGCAGCCGCGGGCCCGGCGCCGCGCCATCCGTCGCAGCTTTACGAATTTTTTCTCGAAGGCCTCCTGCTGTTCGTTATTCTCTGGATGTTCTCGAAGAAGCCGCGGCCGCTCGGCGCGGTCTCCGCGGTGTTCCTGATTTGCTATGGCGTCTTCCGCTTTCTCGTCGAATACACGCGCGCGCCCGACGATTTCCTCGGGCTGCTCGGGCTGGGGCTGAGCATGGGTCAGTGGCTGAGCCTGCCGATGATCGTCATCGGCGTTTTCATGCTGCGCTGGGCTTACCGTTTAAGCAGCCAAGGCGCGCACGCCCAGGGAATCTCCGATTAAGTGTCTTTGCGAGGAACGCAGTGGTCCCCGCGCAGGCGGGGAAGCAATCCTGCTTTCCAGTAAGTGTCATTGCGAGGAAACAAAGTGACGAAGCAATCCTGCATTTAATCGAGAAAACGAGATTGCTTTCCCCTAGGCTAAACGCTGCCCGCAATGACACACGGTCATTCAGAAGTTTCCTGGCGCAGCGGAACTGCCGCGGCTGGGGTCTGCGGATTTACGCGGCCGCCGCTACTGTATT contains these protein-coding regions:
- the ilvD gene encoding dihydroxy-acid dehydratase, which encodes MAENRRSRVVTAGDQRSPNRAMFYAMGYQDRDFDKPMVGVANGYSTITPCNSGLNVLAQRAEAELKSAGAMPQMFGTITVSDAVSMGTEGMKYSLVSREVIADAIETAVMAEWMDGVLIVGGCDKNMPGAMIAMMRMNIPAVFVYGGTIKPGHYAGRDLTIVSAFEAVGEFNAGKLSRTDFKEIERRACPGSGSCGGMYTANTMSTSIEAAGLSLPGSSTMANEDAEKADSAAESARVLVNAIKQQILPRQILTVAAIENAITIVMATGGSTNAVLHWLAIAHSAGVEWTLDDFERIRARVPVLCDLKPSGRYVATDLHRAGGVPQVMKMLLQQGLIHGDCMTITGKTVAENLADIPVAPDSHQDVIRPWNAPMYAHGHLAILRGNLAPDGCVAKITGLKKTSITGPARVFDSEEAAMDAIMSDRIKAGDVLVIRYEGPKGGPGMREMLSPTSAIIGKGLGNDVGFITDGRFSGGTWGMVVGHVSPEAAVGGTIALVHEGDSIMIDAEKRLLQLNVGDKELAQRRVQWRAPQTRYTRGVLAKYSKLVSSASLGAVTD
- a CDS encoding prolipoprotein diacylglyceryl transferase; the protein is MFVHPRFDPVAIHLGPVQIHWYGLMYLLAFTFVLVLGRYRIRTQPWTGWSKRELDDAMFYGVLGTILGGRIGYILFYKFFDYLHAPLDIFKIWQGGMSFHGGLLGVLIAMALFARHTRKRWLAVTDFIAPLVPLGLGAGRIGNFINGELWGRVTDVPWGMVFQFAAAGPAPRHPSQLYEFFLEGLLLFVILWMFSKKPRPLGAVSAVFLICYGVFRFLVEYTRAPDDFLGLLGLGLSMGQWLSLPMIVIGVFMLRWAYRLSSQGAHAQGISD